One Hermetia illucens chromosome 4, iHerIll2.2.curated.20191125, whole genome shotgun sequence DNA segment encodes these proteins:
- the LOC119655177 gene encoding uncharacterized protein LOC119655177 → MTASNTILCTSLLFLLCFLPPTILGRMAFEKLTDYDYVGTTYYSVKNLSLYECQGWCREEPSCQAAAFSFVVNPLSPAQETHCQLQNDTYAHRPLATPQRSASMYYMVKLQLRSENVCLRPWAFERIPNKVIRGLDNALIYTSTKEACLSACLNEKRFVCRSVEYDYHNMKCVLSDADRRTTSQYVQLTDDQGTDYFENLCLKPQQSCKNNRSFLVPRIGVSDEKVSQYVGLHYYTDKELQVTSESACRLACEIETEFLCRSFLYLGSPQGSQYNCRLYHLDHWTLPEGPSTYLNGERPLIDHGEPIGQYMENQCEKATSPAPGQQTDHTLPVTFDATEDPSLNNMTRTDVNCDKTGTCYDVSVHCKDTRIAVQVRTNKPFNGRIYALGRSETCNIDVINSDAFRLDLTMAGQDCNTQSVTGVYSNTVVLQHHSVVMTKADKIYKVKCTYDMSSKNITFGMMPIRDPEMIHINSSPEAPPPRIRILDTRQREVETVRIGDRLMFRIEIPEDTPYGIFARSCVAMAKDARTSFKIIDDEGCPTDPTIFPGFTPDGNALQSVYEAFRFTESYGVIFQCNVKYCLGPCEPAVCEWNMESVESWGRKKRSLETNDTVEADDDMNISQEILVLDFGDEKRDFFKADPSTDFSKDKTVTIIEPCPTKTSVLALAVTCALMILVYISTLFCYYMKKWMQPHKIVA, encoded by the exons ATGACGGCGTCTAATACAATATTATGCACATCGCTCCTTTTCCTTTTATGTTTCCTGCCACCTACGATTCTGGGGCGGATGGCATTCGAAAAACTTACAGATTATGACTACGTTGGAACCACATACTATAGCGTAAAAAATCTCTCGCTGTACGAATGCCAAGGATGGTGTCGTGAGGAGCCAAGCTGTCAAGCAGCAGCATTCAGTTTTGTAGTGAATCCATTATCTCCTGCTCAGGAGACACATTGCCAGCTCCAGAATGACACATATGCGCATAGACCACTTGCCACACCTCAGCGATCGGCCAGCATGTACTATATGGTCAAGCTACAGTTAAGAAGCGAAAATGTTTGTTTACGGCCATGGGCCTTTGAACGGATCCCGAATAAAGTAATTCGTGGTTTGGACAATGCGCTGATTTATACCAGTACGAAAGAGGCTTGCCTTTCTGCTTGCTTGAACGAAAAGCGATTCGTGTGCAGATCAGTAGAGTACGACTATCATAACATGAAGTGCGTGCTAAGCGATGCTGACCGACGAACGACTTCTCAATACGTTCAACTCACTGATGATCAAGGAACAGATTACTTTGAAAATCTCTGCTTGAAACCGCAACAGTCCTGCAAAAACAATCGATCATTCCTGGTTCCTAGAATTGGGGTCTCTGATGAAAAAGTCTCACAATACGTTGGCCTGCACTACTACACTGATAAGGAACTTCAAGTTACATCCGAATCCGCATGCCGCCTAGCTTGCGAAATTGAAACTGAATTCCTCTGCCGATCATTTCTCTATCTGGGATCTCCACAGGGATCGCAATATAATTGTCGACTGTATCATTTAGACCACTGGACATTGCCCGAAGGACCATCGACTTATTTGAATGGAGAGCGCCCACTCATTGATCATGGCGAACCAATTGGACAATATATGGAAAATCAATGCGAGAAGGCCACATCACCAGCGCCTGGACAACAGACTGACCATACACTGCCAGTTACATTTGATGCTACTGAAGACCCCTCCTTGAATAACATGACGAGAACTGATGTAAATTGCGATAAGACAGGCACTTGCTATGATG TTTCTGTTCACTGTAAGGATACTCGTATTGCTGTTCAAGTCCGAACCAACAAGCCATTCAACGGAAGGATTTACGCTTTAGGTCGATCTGAGACTTGCAACATTGATGTTATCAACTCCGATGCCTTCAGGTTGGACTTAACTATGGCAGGACAGGATTGTAACACACAAAGTGTG ACTGGTGTCTATTCGAATACTGTTGTCTTGCAACACCACAGTGTAGTGATGACCAAAGCTGATAAGATTTACAAAGTCAAATGTACATACGACATGAGTTCGAAGAACATCACCTTCGGAATGATGCCAATCCGCGACCCAGAGATGATTCACATTAATTCATCACCTGAAGCTCCACCACCAAGGATCCGCATCCTGGACACCAGACAACGTGAAGTTGAGACTGTCCGTATCGGTGATCGTCTTATGTTCCGAATTGAAATCCCGGAGGATA CTCCCTATGGAATCTTTGCACGATCATGCGTCGCCATGGCCAAGGATGCTCGCACTAGCTTCAAGATTATCGATGATGAGGGTTGCCCAACTGATCCAACCATTTTCCCCGGATTCACACCCGATGGCAACGCACTGCAATCTGTTTATGAAGCCTTCCGCTTTACAGAGAGTTACGGAGTAATCTTCCAATGTAATGTGAAGTATTGTCTAGGGCCATGCGAACCAGCCGTATGTGAATGGAATATGGAATCGGTTGAGTCATGGGGAAGAAAGAAACGTTCATTGGAAAC GAATGACACTGTTGAAGCCGACGATGACATGAATATTTCACAGGAAATTCTAGTTTTAGATTTTGGCGATGAGAAACGCGACTTCTTCAAAGCTGACCCAAGCACTGATTTTTCGAAAG aTAAGACTGTGACGATAATCGAACCATGCCCAACGAAAACATCAGTTCTTGCATTGGCTGTAACATGTGCGCTCATGATCCTCGTCTATATTTCAACATTGTTTTGCTACTACATGAAAAAGTGGATGCAACCGCATAAAATCGTTGCTTAG